In Coleofasciculus chthonoplastes PCC 7420, the genomic window CGCCGATAAGCCCCGGTAAAACCTCAATAGCAGAGCCAAGGAGATTGAGCAAGCTGGATTGAATTTGTTGAATAAGACGGTTCACAGGTCGATTATGGACATATTTCTCTTGTTAACCTAGCAGCTACAGAGCATCGGGTTTATGCCAATGGCAAAATTTTGCTAAAATTCCGCTAAAATGCTGAGATAATCAGGTTAAATCTAGCTAGCGTCCCGTTCTGGCATCAGCCAAGGATGTTTCACTGGGAGTGGGTATTGTCCCTCTTTATCTGGTGTCTTGCTTGAGAGTAAATAGTCTGTAACACTTGCTGCCAGACAAAACGGCTGGAGGAAAACCTGAGTTGGTCAAGACTAGGCATTCCTAATCCGCGCCTTATCCTTATTAATTAATGAGAGTCTAAAAACATGGGATCTCTTCTTTCATATTTTTTCGCACTGTTTTTAATCGGCGGCGGCTACTATCTCGGTTCAATCAAAGTCATCAATCAGGGCAATCAAGCTATTGTTGAACGATTCGGGAAATATAAGAAAACCCTACAACCCGGTCTCCGACAGGTTTGGCTGGTGACTGAGCGCATTGCTGTAGAAGAAACCACTCGTGAACAAGTCTTAGACACCGAACCCCAGCAGGCAATCACGAAAGACAATATTTCTGTGGAAGTCGATGCGGTGGTGTACTGGAAAATCAACAACCTCTATAAAGCCTACTACGATGTTGAAGATGTAAAAGAGGCAATTGGAAATTTAGTTATCACAACGTTACGGTCGGAAATTGGCACAATGGATTTAGATCAAACCTATTCATCCCGCTCCGAGATCAATAAGAATTTGTCAATTCATCTCAAAGAGGCTGTCGATAGCTGGGGGGTAGAGGTCACCCGCGTGGAAGTCCAAGGAATTAAACCACCCCAGACAGTGCTAGACTCCTTGGAGAAGGAACGGGCAGCAGAAAGCATGAAAAAAGCGGCGATTTATGAGGCAGAGGGGGAGAGAGAAGCCGCGATCGCCCAGGCAGAGGGAACGGTGAAATCCCTAGAGATGATCTCAAAAGCGCTGCTCGAAAAGCCTAACAGTCAAGATGTACTCAAGTATTTGATTGCCACTCGTTATGTAGAAGCGAACGAGAAATTGGGAGAAAGTAGCAACTCCAAAATCGTATTCATGGACCCCAAAGCCTTGACTGAAGCGATGACTGATTTAATGGAGACTCCGGAATTACCAATCAAGAGAGATGGTGGAAATGGCTCGAATTAAGCCTTCGGCTCAATAATTCAACTGAGGCATTTCCTTATCGAACTTGGTAACGAAAGTATCTTTACTTCCCCTGCTTTCCCCAGAAGGGCGGGTTTAGGAACTACAATCAGCTATCCAGAAATAACTGAACAACAAAACCCGCCCTAGCTCACCCATAAATGAAGCACAAAACCCGCCCTTATTCATACGTCATAAAATGGAGGATGGACAGCTAAACTCTAGTCAGCGTCATCCTCTTCAGATGTTGGAGTATTCATCTCTTCTTTAAAACCTTTCAGCGTTTTTCCTAATGCGCGACCCATATCTGGGATCTTCTTGGGACCGAAAATTACTAGAGCGACAATTCCGATAATCGCCACTTCGGGCCATCCTAAACCAAACATACTTGTCTACTCCTATCAACTCTGCTTACTTATATTGACATCCTTATCGACTTCCTGATCTAGCAAAGGATCTGTAGCAAGTCGGGGATATCCATAATCGCTAACGGGATTTCCGGGTTCTTCGAGCCACCTTACACCAGCTAAGTCTTCGCTCTCCACCATCACACCATTCTTCCAGCGCTCATACTCGCTAATATCAATCTCCTCATTCCAGACAATTCCATATCCCTCTCGCTCAATCTTAAAATTCTTAAACAAAGCGGGTTGCCGGAGTGGAGAAAACATCGCGGTTGACAAATGCTACAACCTATGAATGGACAGAGACAGGGATTAAGCTAAGACGCGCCGTGTTTGGTAACGATAAAAAGCAGGCAGATTAAAATTGTGACGATCTCAACGGAATCAGAAGCT contains:
- a CDS encoding DUF2442 domain-containing protein, which translates into the protein MFSPLRQPALFKNFKIEREGYGIVWNEEIDISEYERWKNGVMVESEDLAGVRWLEEPGNPVSDYGYPRLATDPLLDQEVDKDVNISKQS
- a CDS encoding SPFH domain-containing protein, whose amino-acid sequence is MGSLLSYFFALFLIGGGYYLGSIKVINQGNQAIVERFGKYKKTLQPGLRQVWLVTERIAVEETTREQVLDTEPQQAITKDNISVEVDAVVYWKINNLYKAYYDVEDVKEAIGNLVITTLRSEIGTMDLDQTYSSRSEINKNLSIHLKEAVDSWGVEVTRVEVQGIKPPQTVLDSLEKERAAESMKKAAIYEAEGEREAAIAQAEGTVKSLEMISKALLEKPNSQDVLKYLIATRYVEANEKLGESSNSKIVFMDPKALTEAMTDLMETPELPIKRDGGNGSN
- the tatA gene encoding twin-arginine translocase TatA/TatE family subunit; amino-acid sequence: MFGLGWPEVAIIGIVALVIFGPKKIPDMGRALGKTLKGFKEEMNTPTSEEDDAD